A stretch of DNA from Pseudomonadota bacterium:
GCGGCGCACCTCGACGATGAAGCGGTCGAAGTCGTCGACCCGCAGCTGACCGAGGCGCGGGTACTCCATGTCGATGACGACATAGAACACGGTCGCCAGAGCCAAGGTGTAGCACAGCGCGTGCATCCAGTGGAAGCGCTGACTCGCCGACATGGCGAACCCCGCGAGCAGAGAGCTGGCCAGGGCAACGGCGTAGAGCATCACGAACACCACCGTCGGCGGATGCATGGAGGCCGCACTGGTGCGTGTATTGGTGATGTCGAACATGGCATTGAGCGCGGGGAGCAGCAACGCGGTCGATGGGCCAGACATGCGCTTCGACCGCGACACCGCGTCGATGGCGCGGTCCCAGATCTGGCGCTGCACTGCGCTCGAGGCATCGAGGGCCGCCTGCGTCGAGACCTCGTCACCCACGTGCTTGTAGGCCTCGAGGCGCAGATCGACGTGCTGGCGGAACAGACGACGCAGCTCCGGCTGGTACTCGGCATCAACCGTGTCGATGCGAAGCCACGCCGTGCCGATGTCATTCGCCTCCTCGACGATGAGGGCGCGGCGAGCATCGAAGCGCGTCGCGGCGCCAGAAAAGGCGAACGCAAGCAGCAGGCCGAGCAGGGCGAGCACCGCCCCCTCCACGTTCGAGGTGCCGCTGGTGGCGTTCTCGCCCTCTTTGACGCGCCAGCGCTGCCCCACCCGCCGACCGACGTCGAGGCAGCCGAGCATGCCCAGGAACAGCAGCAGCGACAGCAGGCTGAACGTGAACGTGTTGAGCATGGGGGCGACCTCCTCGAGATGATCGCGGCCGGAGCCACGCGGCGACGGCGGAGCCGGGCTCCGCCAGAATGGGCAGGGACACTTCCCCACATCCCCAGAATCGCCTGCGCGCCACGCCCTGCCGTGCCTCTTCTGTCGCGACGGGGGTACACGAAGAGGAGGTGCAGGCCCAGACCTCAAATCGAGCAGTCGCTACGAACGCACATCTCCACGAGAAAGGCCCTCTTCCCATGTCATCGCACCCCTTGCTCGCGCTTCGCGCACGCATCTTCATCGCCGCGCTCTGCGGCGCGCTCGCCATCAGCGCCGCGCACGCCGAGAAGCCGAGGTTTGCGTCCTTCCCCGGGCCGGCCGTCACCGTCACCGCAAAACCCGGCAGCAAGGCCTGGGCGGCCGCCCCCATCGCCATGAGCTGGGACAGCCTGAAGCTCTGCCAGTACGACCTGACCCGTGTCGAGAAGAGCGAGGGCATCTTCCACTTCGTGACCGACGACATCCGCGTGCCCGGCGCCTTCATCGTCGCCGCGAAGGCTTCGACAGGGCTCAAGCCCGGCACCGCCGTCATGGTGAGCACGTACGTGACGAGCGCATACGGGCGCGTGGCCGCCATCGAGAGCGGCAAGGCGAAGGTCGCGTTCTCGTGGGCCGGCAAGATCCAGACCCAGCCGTTCGCACTCACCGAGGTCCTTCCCATGACCGGCGCGCTCTCCTTCGGGCAGCCCGTGGCCTACAGCGAGGGGAGCGCGTGGAAGGCGGGGCGCCTGGTCTACAGCGACAAGGCCAGATCATGGGTGCTGGGCTTCATGGGCAAGCCCACCCAGGTCGCCACCTCAGCGCTTCGCCCCGTCGCGGCGAAGATGTTCAAGGCCGGCGACAAGGTCTGGATCGAGTGGGTGGGCGGGTACAAACCCGGAACGGTGAAGGCCGTGCTGAGCGGCGGCGCTGGATACTCGGTTCAGTACGATGGGCAGAGCAAGGCCGAGAGCAAGTCGTGGGCCGAGGTCACCACGCCGATCGAATGATGGAGCCAGGCACGCACGAAGCGCCGTCACCGCCCGAGGACGGCCCCATCCCGTGGGGATGCTGGGCCATCTTCGTCACGTGCGCGGCCATGTTCGCCTGGGAGACGGCGGCCGGGGGCTCACAGAAGATCGACGTGCTGATGCGCTTCGGCGCGAACATCGGAAGCTACACCCTGCAGGGAGAGTGGTGGCGGCTGTGGGGAAGCACCTTCCTGCACATCGGGCTGCTGCACCTGGCGGTGAACATGTACTCGCTTCGCGTGGTCGGACCAACGCTCGAGGAAGCCCTCGGCACCCCGGCCTTCCTTGCGGTCTACGCGGTCGCCGGGCTCACCGGCTCGCTGGCGTCTGCCTGGTTTCACCAGCAGAGCCCGGTGATCTCAGCGGGGGCCTCGGGCGCCCTGTTCGGACTGTTCGGCGCCGTGGCCTGGCTGGTGTACGCTCGACGCAACCGCATCGCGCCGGAGGACCGCGCCCGCGTCATTCGCTCGATGCTCGCGCCCATCGTGATCAACCTGGTCATCGGTGCTGGCGCAGGCTTCGACAACGCCGCGCACGTAGGCGGCCTGGTGGGCGGCACCCTGGTGGCCATGCTGCTCATCGCGCCCGCAGTACACCCGCTGCTCGGGAACGAGTTGGTCTCGACGATTCTCCTCACCATCGGAGCGATGCCCTTTGCCAACGAGGCCTGGGTGGCCTATCGTGCCTGGAAGATGTACAGCTTCATGCAGTAGGCCGCGATGAACGGCTGCTCATGGATTCCCAGGCACCCGCTTGCGTTCTCTCCGAAGTTCGTGTACGCTCGCTGAACAGCCGTAGCCGCTTCGGTGGCGGCGGCTGAAACACATCGAACGGAGAAGACCCATGCGCAAGCACATCGCAACGGTGCTGCTCGTCGCGCTGGCCTTGGTGGCCCTCATCGCCCCAACGCCCGCGCCTGCGGCACAGTCGAAGACCGTGACCCTCAGCGTCACGGGCATGACCTGAGGAGCCAGCTGCTCGCAGCGCGTGTCCGCTGCTTTGAGGAAGATGAAGGGCGTGGTGGATGTCAGAGTCCACTTCGCCGAAAAAGAAGTCGAAGTCGACTTCCAACCCGACGAGACCACCGCCCAGGCGATTGCCGACGCACTCCCGACGGTCACCCACGACCGCTACCACGCCACGGTGAAGAGCGCCGAGTAGTCCTACCGCATGGGCTGGGGCTTCATCCCCGCAGCAGCTGCTTCTGGCATCGAGAAGCCTCAGCCCGTGCCCACACAGCGCACATTCGGCTCCCACACGCCCTCGCCTCGTCGAAGCCCCGCGTCTCCCCCCTGACGCTGCGCGGCTCCGCGGCAACGCTCAAGCCAGCAGCGGCTGACACGACGGGCACACGAACAGCGGGCGCCCGTTGAGTACGCTCCCCTCCACCGCCGTGCCACAGCGCAGACACGGCTTACCGCCACGGCGAAACACATAGTGGCGGGCGGTCTTGCGATGGCGCGCCTCGACCGTGACGCCCGCGGTCTCGTATGAGCGCCGCGTGATCTCGATGAGCGCGCGCCCGAGGGCGAGATGCTGGGCACGACCGTAGTCGGCGGCTTTTCGCAGCGGATGCATGCCGGCCAGGAACAGGGCGTCGCAGCGGATGTAGTTGCCCACGCCGCTCAAGAACGCCTGATCGAGCAGCACCGCTGCAAGCGTGCGACCGCGGAACCGCTTGTCTTCGAGACGGTCCGCCACGCGGCGTGACGTCAGCTTTGCATCGAGCACGTCCGGGCCCACGCGCTGCAAGAACGGATGCTCGGCCACCTCGGCCTCGGTGAGCACCGCGATCTCTGAGGCGCTGTAGAGCAGGGCGGATGCCGTGTCGGTATGCAAGGCCACTCGCAGCTGGCGGTTGGTGCGCGGG
This window harbors:
- a CDS encoding DUF4239 domain-containing protein, whose translation is MLNTFTFSLLSLLLFLGMLGCLDVGRRVGQRWRVKEGENATSGTSNVEGAVLALLGLLLAFAFSGAATRFDARRALIVEEANDIGTAWLRIDTVDAEYQPELRRLFRQHVDLRLEAYKHVGDEVSTQAALDASSAVQRQIWDRAIDAVSRSKRMSGPSTALLLPALNAMFDITNTRTSAASMHPPTVVFVMLYAVALASSLLAGFAMSASQRFHWMHALCYTLALATVFYVVIDMEYPRLGQLRVDDFDRFIVEVRR
- a CDS encoding rhomboid family intramembrane serine protease, which produces MGAGLHGQAHPGRHLSASPRRGEDVQGRRQGLDRVGGRVQTRNGEGRAERRRWILGSVRWAEQGREQVVGRGHHADRMMEPGTHEAPSPPEDGPIPWGCWAIFVTCAAMFAWETAAGGSQKIDVLMRFGANIGSYTLQGEWWRLWGSTFLHIGLLHLAVNMYSLRVVGPTLEEALGTPAFLAVYAVAGLTGSLASAWFHQQSPVISAGASGALFGLFGAVAWLVYARRNRIAPEDRARVIRSMLAPIVINLVIGAGAGFDNAAHVGGLVGGTLVAMLLIAPAVHPLLGNELVSTILLTIGAMPFANEAWVAYRAWKMYSFMQ
- a CDS encoding heavy-metal-associated domain-containing protein, with translation MRKMKGVVDVRVHFAEKEVEVDFQPDETTAQAIADALPTVTHDRYHATVKSAE
- a CDS encoding endonuclease VIII codes for the protein MPEGPEIRRAADRIAKVLVGERLSEAWFAFPHLAPFGPELVGQRVEALDTRGKAMLFRFSGGLHLYTHNLLWGRWYVVARGQTPRTNRQLRVALHTDTASALLYSASEIAVLTEAEVAEHPFLQRVGPDVLDAKLTSRRVADRLEDKRFRGRTLAAVLLDQAFLSGVGNYIRCDALFLAGMHPLRKAADYGRAQHLALGRALIEITRRSYETAGVTVEARHRKTARHYVFRRGGKPCLRCGTAVEGSVLNGRPLFVCPSCQPLLA